The sequence ATGATCGCCAGGCCCGAGAGCAGCATCAGTACCGAGGTCAGTTCGCGGGAACGCGGGATCTGGCCGTCTTCACGCGCCTTCTCCAGCCTATGGGGCGTGGGGGCCTCGCTTTTTTCCAGATCGCTGTCTTCAGCCACGAAACGCCGTTCCTGTGTCGGGAGGGTAAAGAATGGCGGTCAGCATGCCAAAAAATTGGCGATGTCATTGACGGAACAACGGGGGAAAAGGCGGGTTATTTAGGGGATGAGACGAAAACTGCGCGGAATGTTGTCGGGGCGCGCCGCTGCGCGCCCCGATAAGCCTCAGAAACCGAGGCTGTCGAGCAGATCATCGACCTGCGCCTGGTTGGCGATCACGCCGACGCCGTTCTGGTCGAGCTGCGGGCCGTTCAGCAGGCTGTCGTTTGGCCGTTTTTCCTTCACCGGCTGCTCCGGCATGTTTTCCATCAGCACCATCAGCAGCTGCTTTTCGATCTCCTGCACCACGTCCATCATGCGCTTGATCACCTGACCGGTCAGATCCTGGAAGTCCTGCGCCATCATGATCTCCAGCAGCTGGGCGTTGGTGAAGGCCGTATGGCTCGGCACCTGATCCAGATACTGGCGCGTGTCGTTGACCAGAGAACGCGCGTCGTCCAGTTCGATAGGATTGGCGAACCACTCGTCCCAGCGCCCCTTCAACGCGTTCGCGCCGGATTCCAGCTCCGCCTGGCGCGGTTGCGCCGCCTCCACGCAGTTCAACGCCCGTTCCGCCGCCTGCGCCGTCATGGTTACGACATAGTCAAGACGGTCGCGCGCATCCGGGATCGCCTCTGCCGCCTGGGCGATCGCCTGATCGAGCCCCAGTTCGCGCATGCTGTCGCGCAGCATTCGGGTCAGTTGGCCGATGCGGGAAATGATCTCTCCCGCGGTCGCTGCATCGCTGGCAGGCATTGGAATGTCTCTCATCGCCCTCTCCTTACATGCCCAATTTTTCAAAAATCTTGTTGAGCTTTTCTTCCAGCGTCGCCGCCGTAAATGGTTTCACTACATAACCGCTGGCGCCGGCCTGCGCCGCCGCGATGATATTTTCTTTCTTGGCTTCCGCCGTCACCATCAATACCGGCATCGCGGCCAGCGCGCTATCGGCGCGGATGGTTTGCAGCAGCTCCAGCCCGTCCATGTTCGGCATGTTCCAGTCGGACACCACGAAGTCGAAACCGCCGGCGCGCAGCTTGTTCAGCGCATCCGCGCCGTCTTCAGCTTCTTCGACGTTGTTGAAGCCCAGCTCTTTGAGCAGATTTCTGACGATGCGACGCATGGTGGAAAAGTCGTCCACAACCAGAAATCTGAGGTTCTTGTCTGCCATTGTTACTCCTGAAATAGTTAACCGTTTAATGATGCAAAACCGCAGGCCGCCGCGCGGCGAACCTGGGTCATATCGCCGCCGAGTAGACCCTGCGGACTAAAATCAAATGCGCAATGCCTGGCCGCCGGCGATCTGCGCCAACATGCGCTGGCTCATCCTGTCCAGCTCGACCACTTCGCTGACGCCGCCGCCGGCGATCGCCTCGCGCGGCATGCCGAACACCACACAGCTCGCCTCGTTTTGCGCCAGGGTATAGGCCCCGGCGCGGTGCATCTCCAGCATCCCCGCCGCCCCGTCGTTGCCCATGCCGGTGAGGATCACGCCCACCGCATTGCGGCCGGCATATTGCGCCACCGAGCGGAACAGCACATCGACCGACGGACGATGGCGGTTAACCGCCGGGCCGTCATGCAGCTTCACCTGATAGTTGGCGCCGCTGCGCGCCAGTTCCAAGTGGCGATCCCCCGGTGCGATGTAGGCATGGCCCGGCAGCACGCGCTCGCCGTCCTCCGCTTCTTTCACCGTGATCTGGCACAGCTTGTTCAGCCGCTCGGCGAACGAACGGGTGAAACCGGGCGGCATGTGCTGGGTGATCAGCAGCGCCGGACTGGTGGCAGGCAGCGGCTGCAGCACCTGGCGGATCGCTTCGGTGCCGCCGGTGGAAGCGCCGATGGCGATCAGTTTTTCACTGCTCAGCAGCGGCGCGTGGCTGAGGATCGCCGGCGCCGGGCTGTTGGAACGCTGCGGCAGGCGCGCCCTGGCGGCGGTGCGGATCTTCTCGGCAATCAGCTCGCTGTAGGCCAACATGCCCTCGCGAATGCCGAGCTGCGGTTTGGTCACGAAGTCCACCGCGCCCAGCTCCAGCGCGCGCAGCGTGATTTCCGAGCCTTTGCCGGTCAGCGAAGAGACCATTACCACCGGCATCGGCCGCAGGCGCATCAGCTTCTCGAGGAAATCCAGCCCGTCCATGCGCGGCATCTCGACGTCCAGCGTCAGCACCTGGGGATTAAATTTTTTGATCAGATCGCGCGCCACCAGCGGATCCGGCGCGGTCGCCACCATCTCCATGTCGGCGTGGCCGTTCACGATTTCCGTCATCAGCTGGCGCATCAGTGCCGAATCGTCTACGCATAACACTCTGATTTTACTCATTACCTCTCCTTGGTCAGCCCATACACGGTCTGCCCACGCAAGTAGAAATCCCGGCTGATCTGGCTGAAATTCTCGGAGTGGCCGGCGAACATCAGCCCCCCCGGCTTAAGCAAGGGAACGAAGCGGCGCAGGATGCGCTCCTGCGTCGCCTTATCGAAATAGATCATGACGTTGCGGCAAAAAATGGCGTCGAACTGCCCCGGCAGCGCCCACTCCGGCGCCAGCAGGTTCAGCGGCTGAAAGTTCACCCGCGCCGCCAGTTCCGGCCGCACGCGCACCAGCCCCTGATGCGGCCCGGTGCCGCGCAGGAAATAGCGCTGCATTTGGGTCGGCGTCAGGGTGCGCAGATCTTCCTGGCGGTAAACGCCCGCTTCCGCTTTTTCCAGCACCTGCGTATCGATGTCGCTGGCCCAGACCTGGCAACTGCCGGCCCGCTGGCCCAATGCATCGCTCAGCGTGATGGCGATCGAATACGGCTCTTCGCCGGTCGAGGCTGCGGTGCTCCACACGCTGTAGCCGTTCGGCCGCGAGCGCGCGTGTTCCGCCAGGATCGGGAAGTGATGCGCCTCGCGGAAAAAGGCCGTCAGGTTGGTGGTCAGCGCGTTGATAAACGCCTGCCACTCCGCGCTGTTCGGATCGCTTTCCAGCAGCGCCAGGTAGTCGCCGAAATCGTGCAGTCCCAACAGCCGCAGCCGGCGCACCAGACGGTTGTAAACCATCTCGCGCTTATGCTCCGCCAGCACGATGCCGGCGCGTTGATAAATCAACTGGCTGATACGGCGAAAATGCACGTCCGACAGCGGCAGGCGCTGCACCATTTGCGTCAACATCGACGCAGTATCCCGGTTAGAAGTTGACGGCGCCTGTTTCATGCCACCTCACCGGGGAAACACGTGCTGCTTATGCGGTTTAACAATCTTGGGCTTCCTTTACCACGGGTGAAACTGCGTTGTTGCTGTTACCTGGCGCGACGAAGTTATCGTCCGCCAGACGGAATACCGCGACCGCGTCAGCCAGGGTAATGGCCTGCTCTTCCAGCGCGGTGGCGGCAGAAGCGGACTCTTCCACCAGCGCGGCGTTCTGCTGGGTGACCTGATCCATCTGGGTCACCGCCTGCGTCACCTGCTCGATGCCGCGGCTCTGTTCATCCGAAGCCGACGCGATCTCGCCCATGATGTCGGTCACGCGGGTCACCGAACGCACGATGTCCTGCATGGTGGCGCCGGAGTTTTCCACCAGCACCGAGCCGTGTTTGACGCGGCTGACCGATTCATCGATCAGCACCTTGATCTCTTTCGCCGCCTGCGCGCTGCGGCTCGCCAGGTTGCGCACTTCGCCGGCGACCACGGCGAAACCGCGCCCCTGTTCACCGGCGCGCGCCGCTTCCACCGCCGCATTGAGCGCCAGAATGTTGGTCTGGAAGGCGATGCCGTCAATCACGCTGGTGATGGCGCCGATTTTCTGCGAACTGTTGGCGATATCGTGCATGGTGGTCACCACGTCGCCGGCCAGTTCGCCGCCCTTGGCCGCGGTGGCCGAGGCGTCGCGCGCCAGCTGAGAAGCCTGCCGCGCATTGTCGGCGTTCTGTTTCACCGTGGCGGTCAGCTGTTCCATGCTGGCGGCGGTCTGTTCCAGCGACGCGGCCTGCTGCTCGGTGCGGGAAGAGAGATCGTTGTTGCCTTCGGCGATCTCCTGCAGGCCGATCAGAATCGACTCCGCCCCGTCGCGCACCGCGCCGACGGTGCCGATCAGCGACTGCTGCGTGCGTTGCAGGCTGGCGAACAGCATGCTGATTTCATTGCGGCCATACACCTGAATCGGCGTCGCCAAATCGCCGGCGGCGATACGTTCAAAGTGGCTGCGGATCTGGTTCAGCGGCTGTACCAGCATGGTGCGTAACCACCACATGGCGCTGCCGGTCACCACGATCAGCATCAAGACCGCCCCCGCCAGCATCAGGCCCGCCAGCTTGAAGGAGAACTGGTTGGCGTCTCTGGCTTCGCTGATGTCGCCGTTGACCAACTGCAGGTACTGCACGAAGTCGGCTTCGAACAAGTCCTGGGTTTTCTGCGTCGGCTGGTCCATAAACGCCTGCAGCTCCCCTTTCTCCAGAAAGCCGATCAGCTCGCGCAGCGCGCCGCGCAGCCGCTCGTAGCTGGCCTTGGTGGTTGCCGTCTGCTGACTCTGTTGCTCACTGCTGCGCTCAACCGCCATGAACTGATTGAAATAAAGATCGGCCTTCTGCAGCGAACTGCGAGCGCTGCTCATCAATTCGTTCACCTGCTCCTGCGGCAGTTTCAGCGCCGCACGGGTGCCGGCGCGGTTCAGCGTATTGCGCGCCTGCAACAGCGACACCCAGCTCAGGCTGAGCGAATCGCGCTGCTGGCTGCCGAGGGTGATGATGTCGAGGTTGTGGTTATCGGAGCGAAACGCGGAATACGACAGGCCGCTGCTGGCCAGCTGCAGAACGCAGAAGGTCATCAACAACAGGAACAAGCTGGTAGAGATACGGATTCGGTTAAACACTGTGAACCTCCTTGCAGCCGGCCGGCGACCGGCCTACGTAGGGGAAAGGGCCGCTGCGAGAGAGGCCCGATACCGGTCAGAACGTTTCCCAGTTATCCTGCAGATCGCTGGCGTTCATTTTCTTATGATTGATTACCGGTGTTACCGTCGCCTTGCTGGTGACAGGCGCTTTAAACTCTTCCTGGCCTTCCGCCCTCAGGCGGAATACCGCCACCGACTGGGTCAGCATGCTGGCCTGTTCTTCCAGCGCCGCCGCCGCCGAGGCGGATTCTTCCACCAACGAGGCGTTCTGCTGGGTCACGCGGTCCATTTCCGCTACCGCCTGGCCAACCTGATCGATCCCGCGGCTCTGTTCGTCCGACGCCGAGGCGATTTCGCCCATGATGTCGGTCACGCGGGTGACGGCGTTGACGATGTCGCCCATGGTTTCACCGGCGCTTTCCACCAGCACGGAACCCATATCGACGCGGCTGACCGAGTCTTCGATCAGGCCTTTGATCTCTTTGGCCGCCTGCGCGCTGCGCTGCGCCAGGTTGCGCACTTCACCGGCCACCACCGCGAAGCCGCGGCCCTGCTCGCCGGCGCGCGCCGCTTCCACCGCGGCGTTCAACGCCAGGATGTTGGTCTGGAAGGCGATGCCGTCGATCACGCCGGTGATATCGGCGATTTTCTGCGAGCTGCCGGCGATGTCGTGCATGGTCTGCACCACGTTGGCCACCACCTTGCCGCCCTTCTGCGCGGTTTCGGAGGCGCTCAGCGCCAGCTGTGAAGCCTGACGGGCGTTTTCGGCGTTCTGTTTCACCGTCGCGGTCAGCTGTTCCATGCTGGCGGCGGTCTCTTCCAGCGAAGCGGCCTGCTGCTCGGTGCGGGAGGAGAGATCGTTGTTGCCCGCGGCGATTTCCGACGCGCCGCTGTAGATGGCGTCCGCGCCCTGACGCACGCCGCTGACGGTTTCGATCAGTTCGCTTTGCATGTGTTTCAGGCTGGCCGCCAGCACGCCCATTTCGTTGCGGCTGGTGACGACGATCTGCTGAGTCAGGTCGCCGGCGGCGATCTGTTTGATGTGGTCAATCATGCGGTTCAGCGGGCGCACCAGGATATGATGGATGCCGGTCCAAACGAGCACGATCACGGCCAACACGACCAGCAACACGATCACCAGCGTCCAAATGGCCGAGGAGAACGACTTGTTGCTGTCTTCTACCGCGCCTTGGTACAGCTTGTCGTTTTGTGCCAGGTAGGTGTTGTAGATCTGCTCGAAGCCGTCCTGATAGCTTTGTGTCGGTTGATCGAAGAAGGCATTGATTTTGCCTTCGCCCAACAGCTGAATCAGTTCGGTCAAAGCACCGTGCAAGATGTCATACTGTTGCTTGAGTTTTTCCGCGGACTGCACGTCCTGACGCGGATCGAGAGGGATTTTTTCATAGGCGGCGTAATGCTGTTCCGCGACCGTCAGCATGCTCTTCGCCGAAGTCAACAGATCGGTGACGGTGGCACCGCTGCCGATTTTGTTGGTATCCATCATGTAACGAATACCCGCTCGGTTCAGGGTATTACGAGTCTGCAGCAGGTTGACCCAGCTTTCGTTCAATTCAGACTGCTGCTGACGAATCGTCTGCAGTACGGCAAAGTTCTCTTTATCATTCTTGAGCGAGGAGAAAAAGAGTCCGCCCGAAATCAACTGCAAGGCGCCAAACAGCACCAACACCAGCAACAGGCTGGTGACCACCTTCATACGATTTAACATGATTTCCCTTGTTGAAGCCCGCGCAGACAGGCTCTGATGACGTTGAATGAGAGAGTTATCGGCGCCGTGCGGCAAAACTTTATGCGGGAAAGTAACTATTTTTAGTGGGGGTTCCGGGTGCGGTCTGCGGCGCCGCGACAGGTCAGGAAGAGTGATGGATGAAGGGGGCAGCGCCCTGCCCCCTGGCGTCATGAATCAGACGCTTTTCGCCACGCTGTCGACCAGCGACATCTCTTCGCTGCTCAACAGCTTTTCGATATCCACCAGGATCAACATGCGCTCGCCCAGCGAACCGAGACCGGTGAGGTATTCGGTCGCCAGCGTCACCGCGAACTCCGGCGCCGGGCGGATCTGCTCGGCGATCAGCGACAGCACGTCGGAAACGCCGTCGACCACGATGCCCACCACGCGCTGGCCAAAGTTCAGCACGATCACCACGGTGTTTTCATCGTAAGACACGCTTTGCTGCGAGAATTTCACCCGCAGATCGATGATCGGGACAATCACGCCGCGCAGGTTGGTGACGCCCTTGATGAACGCCGGCGTGTTGGCGATGCGGGTCACCTGATCGTAGCCGCGAATTTCCTGCACCTTGAGGATATCGATGCCGTACTCCTCATTGCCCAGGGTGAAAATCAGAAACTCTTGCCCTACCGTTTCGCCAGCCAATTTGCTGACGGCTGCCAATCCTGCCATATCATTCACCTTTTAAATCAATAAACTCATTATTATGCGGCGGCGTCCGTCAGACGCTTTTCACGGTTCAAGGTTTGCAACGCCGAGACATCGACGATCAAGGCCACGCTGCCGTCGCCCAAAATGGTCGCGGCGGAGATGCCCGGCACTTTGCGGTAGTTGCTTTCCAGATTCTTCACCACCACCTGATGCTGGCCGATCAGTTGATCCACCAGCAACGCATAGCGGCGGCCGGCGCTTTGCAGGATAACGACGATGCCCTGCGTGGCGTCGGTTTTGGCGCCGTCCACTTCAAATACCCGATACAGCTCCACCAGCGGCAGATATTCGCCGCGCACCTGCAGCACGCGTTCGCCCCCGGCCAGCGGGTGCAAGTCTTCCGCCTGCGGCTGCAGCGATTCCATCACCGCGTTCAGCGGCAGGATAAAGACTTCGTCGTTCACCTTGACCGACATGCCGTCGAGGATCGCCAGCGTCAGCGGCAGCAGGATGCGGATGGTGGTGCCTTTGCCGGCCTGCGAACGGATCTCGACGTGGCCGCCCATCTCCTGAATATTCCGTTTCACCACGTCCATGCCGACGCCGCGGCCGGAAACGTCGGTCACCTGCTCGGCAGTGGAGAAGCCCGGCGCGAAGATCAGCATGCCGACTTCTTCGTCGCTCATGCTGTCGCTCACCGCCAGCCCTTGCGACGCGGCCTTGGCGAGAATTTTTTCGCGGTTCAGGCCGGCGCCGTCGTCGATAACCTCAATACAGATGTTGCCGCCCTGATGTTCGGCCGACAGCACCAGATTGCCCACCGCCGATTTGCCGGCGGCGACGCGGGTGGCCGGTTCTTCGATACCGTGATCGAGGCTGTTGCGCACCAGGTGCGTCAACGGATCGATGATGCGTTCGATCAGGCTCTTGTCCAGTTCGGTGGAACTGCCCTGCAGCGTCAGCTCCACCTGCTTGTTCAGCTTGCCGGCCAGATCGCGCACCAGGCGCGGGTAGCGGCTGAAGACGTATTCCATCGGCATCATGCGGATCGACATCACCGACTCCTGCAGATCGCGCGCGTTACGCTCCAGCTGGCTCATGCTGTTCAGCAGATCGCCGTGGTTGACCGGATCGAGCGTGCCGGAGCGCTGCGCCAGCATCGACTGGGTGATCACCAGCTCGCCCACCAGGTTGATCAGCTGATCCACCTTTTCCACCGCCACGCGAATGCTGGTGGACTCGCTCGCCTTGGCGCGCGCTTTCGGCGCTTCCGCCGGAGCGGCGGCCGGTTTGGCGGCAGGCGGCGCGGCGTTCGCGACCGGCACAGGTGCAGGTTCCGGCGCGGCGACCGCTGCCGGTAAGCTCGCTTCTGCAACGGCCGGTTCGCTCTGCGTCGGCGTCGAGAAGCTGATTTGTTCCGGCTCCAGCACGAAGCACAGCACGGCGCTGATGTCGTCTTCGCTGGCGGAGGTGAGCAACGTCACGTCCAGACTGTGTTCCGTCTGATGAGGGTCTTTAACCTCGCCGAGGTTGCCCAGCTCTTCCAACATCAAGGGGATTTCACTGGCTTTCAGCCCGTTCAGGCTGATGCGCATGCCGCCTTCGATCGCCGCCGGCGCAGCCACCGGCTTCACGACAGGCTGCTGAACGGCCGGTTGAGCCGCAGGCGCCTCCTGCTGCTGTTGCGCCTCCAACGCCAGCTGGCGCAGCGCCTGGCAAATGTATTCAAAGCTTTCGGCGTCAGGCTGTTGCGAGGTTTTATAGGCGTCCAGTTGCTCCTGCATAATGTCTTTGGTTTCCAGAAACAGGTTGATAATCTCGGTGCTCAGGCTCATTTCCTGGCGTCTTGCACCGTCCAGCAGGTTCTCCAGCAGGTGGGTGGTTTCCTGCAGCACCGAAAAGCCAAAGGTCGCCGCGCCGCCCTTGATCGAGTGCGCCGCGCGGAAGATGGCGTTCAACGGCTCGATATCGGGGGCCAGCGGATCCAGCTCCAGCAGATGTTGCTCCATGTCGGCCAGCAACTCGTCCGCCTCATCAAAGAAGGTCTGATAAAAATCGCTAATGTCCATGCTCACGGGGTCACCTCTGGCTGTGAGTCGCGGTTAGTCGGTGCGGGTGCGGCCGCCGGTTGTTCCTGCGCCTGATCGGCCGGGGCTATCGCCGGGGATACCTGCGCTGGGACGCTCGGCGCTGGCGTTGACGCCGCCGGCTCCAGGGCTGCCGCCGAGGGCTCCGGCGTTTGGCTGGCCGGCGCAGTCGCCGACGGCGCCAGCTGTTTCAGGCTGTCCGGCTGGGCGATATCCATCGCGTTGCTTTCGGCATTTTCATGTTCGATGCCTTCTTGCGTTTGCTTATTCAGCACCAGCACGGTGATGCGACGGTTAATCGCGTCATCGGCGCCGTGCTGTTTCAGGCTCATGGTGGCCGCCATGCCCACCACCCGCAGCACCTTGCCTTCCGCCAGACCGCCGGCGATCAGCTCGCGCCGGGAGGCGTTGGCGCGATCGGCCGACAGTTCCCAGTTGCTGTAGCCACGCTCGCCGCTGGCGTAAGGGATATCATCGGTGTGGCCGGACAGGCTGATCTTATTCGGCAAATCGTTGAGGATCGGCGCTATCGCCCGCAGAATATCGCGCATGTAGCTCTCGACCTGCGCGCTGCCGGTTTTGAACATCGGCCGGTTTTGGCTATCGATAATCTGTATGCGCAGCCCCTCGTCCATCATGTTGATCAGCAGATGCGGGCGCAGCGCCTTCAGGCGCGGATCGGACTCAATCAACTCATCCAGCTTTTCGCGCAGCTTGTTCAGGCGCAGCTCTTCGGCGCGCTTGTCCGGCGAATCGACCTGCTTTCTCACCAGGCCGTGCTGCTGGGTAGGATCGTCGCCGCCGCCCGGGATCGGGCTGCTTTCGGAGCTGCTCTTGTCGCCGCTGGTCAGTGCCACCTTGAGCGGCGTGCGGAAATATTCGGCGATTTGCGTCAGCTCCTGCGGGCTGGCGATCGCCAGCAGCCACATCACCAGGAAGAACGCCATCATCGCCGTCATAAAGTCGGCATAAGCGATCTTCCAGGAGCCGCCGTGATGGGCGGCATGATGCGACTTGCGCTTTCTGACCAGAACGACCGGATGATTCTGTTTCATGCTTCTTCTTCTTCCGTCGCCTGCTGCGCCGGCGCTTTCACGCGGCGCACGTGTTCTTCCAGCTCAACGAAAGAAGGACGTTCGGTGGTATACAGCGTTTTGCGGCCAAACTCGACGGCGATCTGCGGCGCGTAGCCGTTCAGGCTCGACAGCAGCGTGACCTTGATGCACTGCATCATCTTGACGTTTTCGGCACTCTTCTGGCGCAGCAATGTGGCCAGCGGCGAGATGAAGCCGTAGGCCAGCAGAATGCCGAGGAAAGTACCGACCATGGCGTTGGCGATCAGCGCGCCCAGTTCCGCGGCCGGCCGATCGGCCGAAGCCAGGGCGTGCACCACCCCCATCACCGCCGCGACGATACCGAACGCCGGCAAGGAGTCGCCCACCATCGCCAGGCTGCCGGCGGGCACTTCGCTTTCCTGCTCGTAGGTTTCGATCTCTTCGTCCATCAGCGCTTCGATCTCGAACGCATTCATATTGCCGCTCACCATCAGCCGTAAATAGTCGGTAATGAACTCCACCAGGGTGTTATCGGCAAGGATGCGCGGATAATTAGAAAAAATTTCACTTTCTTGCGGATTATCGATATCGAACTCGAGCGACAGCATGCCCTGCTGGCGCGATTTGGCCAGCAGGCGGAACAGCAGCGCCATCAGATCCATGTACAGATCTTTGTTGTATTTGGAACGGCGCATCAGCCGCGGCAGCGCGCGCAGCGTGGCTTTGATTGCCTTGCCGTTGTTGCCGACGATGAAAGCGCCGACCCCCGCCCCGCCGATAATCAGAAACTCCGCCGGCTGATACAACGCACCGAGATGGCCGCCCACGATCAGGTAGCCGCCAAACACCGCACCCAATACCACCAGATAACCCAAAATAACTAGCACACGCATTCCTTAAATTAACAATGTGGATGGAAGGTGGGGCAAACGCGCCCTGGCGCACAGACCAGGCTGCGTGTCTGGGGGCGGCATGCCGCCCCTGCGTATCACACGTCGGTATTCATTGCCGAGAGCCGGCAATGTGGCGGCTCAAATGGCGCGTTTGACCTGCTCGTCCAGCAGTTGAGGAATAATATCGGCCAGTTGCGGCGAAAGTTTACGTCTTTTTACGGCGCGGGATGGGGGTTGGCATAAACTGCAGATGAAACCGTTCAGCGGCTGGTGCGCGTGGGTGATAAATGCGCCGCCGCAGCAGCTGCAGGCAGAGAGCTGCAGCATGCCGCTGTCGACGAAACGCACCAGCGTCCAGGCACGGGTCAGCGCCAGCAACGGCGCCTCGCCGGCCTGCTGGGGGCACTGCTCGAGATAGAGGCGATAGGCTTTGATCACCGCCTCCACTCCGCTGCACTGCCCGCTTTTCATCAGAAACAGGTAGGCGTTGTAAAACATCGACGAGTGAATATTTTGTTCCCAGGTCATAAACCAGTCGGTTGAGAACGGTAACATTCCTT comes from Serratia sarumanii and encodes:
- the cheZ gene encoding protein phosphatase CheZ, giving the protein MRDIPMPASDAATAGEIISRIGQLTRMLRDSMRELGLDQAIAQAAEAIPDARDRLDYVVTMTAQAAERALNCVEAAQPRQAELESGANALKGRWDEWFANPIELDDARSLVNDTRQYLDQVPSHTAFTNAQLLEIMMAQDFQDLTGQVIKRMMDVVQEIEKQLLMVLMENMPEQPVKEKRPNDSLLNGPQLDQNGVGVIANQAQVDDLLDSLGF
- the cheY gene encoding chemotaxis response regulator CheY — encoded protein: MADKNLRFLVVDDFSTMRRIVRNLLKELGFNNVEEAEDGADALNKLRAGGFDFVVSDWNMPNMDGLELLQTIRADSALAAMPVLMVTAEAKKENIIAAAQAGASGYVVKPFTAATLEEKLNKIFEKLGM
- a CDS encoding protein-glutamate methylesterase/protein-glutamine glutaminase: MSKIRVLCVDDSALMRQLMTEIVNGHADMEMVATAPDPLVARDLIKKFNPQVLTLDVEMPRMDGLDFLEKLMRLRPMPVVMVSSLTGKGSEITLRALELGAVDFVTKPQLGIREGMLAYSELIAEKIRTAARARLPQRSNSPAPAILSHAPLLSSEKLIAIGASTGGTEAIRQVLQPLPATSPALLITQHMPPGFTRSFAERLNKLCQITVKEAEDGERVLPGHAYIAPGDRHLELARSGANYQVKLHDGPAVNRHRPSVDVLFRSVAQYAGRNAVGVILTGMGNDGAAGMLEMHRAGAYTLAQNEASCVVFGMPREAIAGGGVSEVVELDRMSQRMLAQIAGGQALRI
- the cheR gene encoding protein-glutamate O-methyltransferase CheR; amino-acid sequence: MKQAPSTSNRDTASMLTQMVQRLPLSDVHFRRISQLIYQRAGIVLAEHKREMVYNRLVRRLRLLGLHDFGDYLALLESDPNSAEWQAFINALTTNLTAFFREAHHFPILAEHARSRPNGYSVWSTAASTGEEPYSIAITLSDALGQRAGSCQVWASDIDTQVLEKAEAGVYRQEDLRTLTPTQMQRYFLRGTGPHQGLVRVRPELAARVNFQPLNLLAPEWALPGQFDAIFCRNVMIYFDKATQERILRRFVPLLKPGGLMFAGHSENFSQISRDFYLRGQTVYGLTKER
- a CDS encoding methyl-accepting chemotaxis protein, which encodes MFNRIRISTSLFLLLMTFCVLQLASSGLSYSAFRSDNHNLDIITLGSQQRDSLSLSWVSLLQARNTLNRAGTRAALKLPQEQVNELMSSARSSLQKADLYFNQFMAVERSSEQQSQQTATTKASYERLRGALRELIGFLEKGELQAFMDQPTQKTQDLFEADFVQYLQLVNGDISEARDANQFSFKLAGLMLAGAVLMLIVVTGSAMWWLRTMLVQPLNQIRSHFERIAAGDLATPIQVYGRNEISMLFASLQRTQQSLIGTVGAVRDGAESILIGLQEIAEGNNDLSSRTEQQAASLEQTAASMEQLTATVKQNADNARQASQLARDASATAAKGGELAGDVVTTMHDIANSSQKIGAITSVIDGIAFQTNILALNAAVEAARAGEQGRGFAVVAGEVRNLASRSAQAAKEIKVLIDESVSRVKHGSVLVENSGATMQDIVRSVTRVTDIMGEIASASDEQSRGIEQVTQAVTQMDQVTQQNAALVEESASAATALEEQAITLADAVAVFRLADDNFVAPGNSNNAVSPVVKEAQDC
- the tsr gene encoding methyl-accepting chemotaxis protein; translated protein: MLNRMKVVTSLLLVLVLFGALQLISGGLFFSSLKNDKENFAVLQTIRQQQSELNESWVNLLQTRNTLNRAGIRYMMDTNKIGSGATVTDLLTSAKSMLTVAEQHYAAYEKIPLDPRQDVQSAEKLKQQYDILHGALTELIQLLGEGKINAFFDQPTQSYQDGFEQIYNTYLAQNDKLYQGAVEDSNKSFSSAIWTLVIVLLVVLAVIVLVWTGIHHILVRPLNRMIDHIKQIAAGDLTQQIVVTSRNEMGVLAASLKHMQSELIETVSGVRQGADAIYSGASEIAAGNNDLSSRTEQQAASLEETAASMEQLTATVKQNAENARQASQLALSASETAQKGGKVVANVVQTMHDIAGSSQKIADITGVIDGIAFQTNILALNAAVEAARAGEQGRGFAVVAGEVRNLAQRSAQAAKEIKGLIEDSVSRVDMGSVLVESAGETMGDIVNAVTRVTDIMGEIASASDEQSRGIDQVGQAVAEMDRVTQQNASLVEESASAAAALEEQASMLTQSVAVFRLRAEGQEEFKAPVTSKATVTPVINHKKMNASDLQDNWETF
- the cheW gene encoding chemotaxis protein CheW, whose protein sequence is MAGLAAVSKLAGETVGQEFLIFTLGNEEYGIDILKVQEIRGYDQVTRIANTPAFIKGVTNLRGVIVPIIDLRVKFSQQSVSYDENTVVIVLNFGQRVVGIVVDGVSDVLSLIAEQIRPAPEFAVTLATEYLTGLGSLGERMLILVDIEKLLSSEEMSLVDSVAKSV
- the cheA gene encoding chemotaxis protein CheA: MSMDISDFYQTFFDEADELLADMEQHLLELDPLAPDIEPLNAIFRAAHSIKGGAATFGFSVLQETTHLLENLLDGARRQEMSLSTEIINLFLETKDIMQEQLDAYKTSQQPDAESFEYICQALRQLALEAQQQQEAPAAQPAVQQPVVKPVAAPAAIEGGMRISLNGLKASEIPLMLEELGNLGEVKDPHQTEHSLDVTLLTSASEDDISAVLCFVLEPEQISFSTPTQSEPAVAEASLPAAVAAPEPAPVPVANAAPPAAKPAAAPAEAPKARAKASESTSIRVAVEKVDQLINLVGELVITQSMLAQRSGTLDPVNHGDLLNSMSQLERNARDLQESVMSIRMMPMEYVFSRYPRLVRDLAGKLNKQVELTLQGSSTELDKSLIERIIDPLTHLVRNSLDHGIEEPATRVAAGKSAVGNLVLSAEHQGGNICIEVIDDGAGLNREKILAKAASQGLAVSDSMSDEEVGMLIFAPGFSTAEQVTDVSGRGVGMDVVKRNIQEMGGHVEIRSQAGKGTTIRILLPLTLAILDGMSVKVNDEVFILPLNAVMESLQPQAEDLHPLAGGERVLQVRGEYLPLVELYRVFEVDGAKTDATQGIVVILQSAGRRYALLVDQLIGQHQVVVKNLESNYRKVPGISAATILGDGSVALIVDVSALQTLNREKRLTDAAA
- the motB gene encoding flagellar motor protein MotB, which translates into the protein MKQNHPVVLVRKRKSHHAAHHGGSWKIAYADFMTAMMAFFLVMWLLAIASPQELTQIAEYFRTPLKVALTSGDKSSSESSPIPGGGDDPTQQHGLVRKQVDSPDKRAEELRLNKLREKLDELIESDPRLKALRPHLLINMMDEGLRIQIIDSQNRPMFKTGSAQVESYMRDILRAIAPILNDLPNKISLSGHTDDIPYASGERGYSNWELSADRANASRRELIAGGLAEGKVLRVVGMAATMSLKQHGADDAINRRITVLVLNKQTQEGIEHENAESNAMDIAQPDSLKQLAPSATAPASQTPEPSAAALEPAASTPAPSVPAQVSPAIAPADQAQEQPAAAPAPTNRDSQPEVTP